In Capricornis sumatraensis isolate serow.1 chromosome 2, serow.2, whole genome shotgun sequence, the DNA window gatgttgctgctgctgctgggcctAGGGGTGGGCCTCGGCTTGGGACTCCAGATGGCCGCATCTGTCCTGGAGGAAAGTGATCAGCTACTGGATGAGTTTCTGTCCAGTGACTCACAGGACAAAGCTGAGGCTACCAAGGAGGGACTAGACAGCCAAAGCATAGAAACCTTGCTGGTTAGCAACAAAGAAGTGGTGCAACCAGACGACACCATCATCAATGAAGATGAAGTTGGAGGAGACAGGATGCTCAGAGCTGAGGTTCTTTTACAGAGCAACAAACACTATCTTAGATCTGATGTGATGGATAGGGAATGCAATGCCCTGATGGCACCGAATTTGAAGTCAAAAGACCACCCTTGCATACCCCAGTACGTATTTATCCATGAGGAACCAGATACAGTCAAAGCTGTCTGTAAGAGTCCTGCTGTTGCCTGTGATCTCAAGGGAGGCAAATGCCACAAAAGCCCCCGTCCTTTTGATTTGACATTCTGCAAGTTATCCAAATCAGGCCAAGTGATTCCTCACTGTAATTATGTAACTTTTATTCTTGAAAAGTACATTCTTATGTCCTGTAGTGACATGAAAGTCCAGATAACATCTAAATCATGaagtcacttttcttttcttcaccttCTCACTTTTGTCTTCCTTTCACTCCTTTTCCTTACTGTTCTCATCCTTAAGTATTCTGCAAGAGAAGCTGGACTATTCTGaggaatacaaaaatataaatcttCT includes these proteins:
- the RNASE10 gene encoding inactive ribonuclease-like protein 10 — translated: MKLTLVQIFFMMLLLLLGLGVGLGLGLQMAASVLEESDQLLDEFLSSDSQDKAEATKEGLDSQSIETLLVSNKEVVQPDDTIINEDEVGGDRMLRAEVLLQSNKHYLRSDVMDRECNALMAPNLKSKDHPCIPQYVFIHEEPDTVKAVCKSPAVACDLKGGKCHKSPRPFDLTFCKLSKSGQVIPHCNYVTFILEKYILMSCSDMKVQITSKS